Proteins from a genomic interval of Chroococcidiopsis thermalis PCC 7203:
- a CDS encoding ATP-dependent Clp protease proteolytic subunit, producing the protein MVSPIKAVQAPYYGDNFYRTPPPDLPSLLLKERIVYLGMPLVPAVTELIIAELLYLQSDDPDKPIKIYINSTGTSSYNGEPIGFETEAFAIYDTLRYIKPPVHTICIGSAMGMAAMLLSAGTPGCRASLPNANIILHQPKSYAQGQATDIQIRAKEVLANKATLLDILAKTTGQPIEKIGKDMDRLFYLTPQQAKEYGLIDRVLEKQDLANPPLPAGVI; encoded by the coding sequence ATGGTTTCACCGATTAAAGCCGTTCAAGCCCCCTACTATGGCGATAACTTCTACCGCACGCCACCGCCAGACTTACCCTCTTTACTACTCAAAGAGCGGATTGTCTATCTTGGTATGCCCCTCGTACCCGCCGTCACCGAATTAATTATTGCCGAATTACTCTATTTGCAATCTGACGATCCAGACAAGCCGATCAAAATCTACATCAACTCTACAGGTACGTCTAGCTACAATGGCGAACCCATCGGCTTTGAAACTGAAGCCTTTGCCATTTACGACACGCTGAGATACATTAAACCCCCCGTTCACACCATTTGTATCGGCTCGGCGATGGGAATGGCAGCAATGCTGCTTTCAGCTGGAACTCCAGGTTGTCGTGCTAGTCTGCCCAATGCCAACATTATTTTGCACCAACCCAAAAGCTACGCCCAAGGACAAGCTACAGATATTCAAATTCGAGCGAAAGAAGTGTTGGCAAATAAGGCAACACTGTTAGATATTTTGGCAAAAACGACTGGACAGCCGATAGAAAAAATTGGCAAAGATATGGATCGGCTATTTTACTTAACTCCTCAGCAGGCGAAAGAATACGGTCTGATCGATCGCGTCTTGGAGAAACAAGACTTAGCCAATCCTCCCCTACCAGCTGGAGTCATCTAG
- a CDS encoding ATP-dependent Clp protease proteolytic subunit: MPIGVPKVPYRMPGEQYTQWIDIYNRLYRERIIFLGRDVDDEIANQIIAVMLYLDSEDPGKDISLYINSPGGMVTSGMAIYDTMQHIKSDVITICVGLAASMGSFLLAAGTKGKRLALPHSRIMIHQPSGGTRGQASDIEIEAREILRIRGQLNQIYANNTGQPLEKIEKDMDRDFFMSAEEAKAYGLIDHVVEERP; encoded by the coding sequence ATGCCTATCGGTGTACCAAAGGTTCCCTATCGGATGCCAGGGGAACAATACACTCAGTGGATTGATATTTACAACCGCCTCTATAGAGAACGAATCATTTTCTTAGGACGCGATGTAGACGACGAAATTGCCAACCAAATTATTGCGGTTATGCTTTATTTGGATTCGGAAGATCCAGGCAAAGATATTTCCTTATACATCAATTCCCCGGGGGGAATGGTGACATCTGGGATGGCAATTTATGACACGATGCAACACATCAAATCTGATGTAATTACAATTTGTGTCGGTTTAGCTGCATCAATGGGGTCTTTCCTACTTGCTGCAGGTACAAAAGGCAAGCGTCTTGCCTTACCTCACTCGCGGATTATGATCCATCAACCATCAGGTGGGACTCGCGGACAAGCATCAGATATTGAAATTGAAGCGCGGGAAATCTTGCGAATTCGCGGTCAGTTAAACCAGATTTATGCTAACAATACAGGTCAACCTCTAGAAAAAATTGAAAAAGACATGGATCGTGACTTCTTCATGTCAGCAGAGGAAGCCAAAGCATACGGTCTAATCGATCACGTAGTCGAAGAACGTCCGTAG